The following proteins are co-located in the Camarhynchus parvulus chromosome 19, STF_HiC, whole genome shotgun sequence genome:
- the WSB1 gene encoding WD repeat and SOCS box-containing protein 1: MASFPPSVNEKLIARSRTVGELLAPTSPFDKKCGRENWTVAFAPDGSYLAWSQGHRIVKLVPWAQCLNNFLLHGTKNGTNAAGTRLPRHSSEGSQKNKPCEHVIDCGDIVWSLAFGSSVPEKQSRCVNIEWHRFKFGQDQLLLATGLNNGRIKIWDVYTGKLLLNLMDHTEVVRDLTFAPDGSLILVSASRDKTLRVWDLKDDGNMMKVLRGHPNWVYGCAFSPDSSILCSVGASKAVFLWDMDKYSMLRKLEGHHNDVVACEFSPDGALLATASYDTRVYVWDPHIGVILREFGHLFPPPTPIFAGGANDRWVRSVCFSHDGLHVASLADDKMVRFWRIDEEYPVQVAPLNNGLCSTFSTDGSVLAAGTQDGSLYFWATPSQVSSLQHLCRMAIRRVMPTSQVKNLPIPGKVVEFLCYQI, from the exons ATGGCCAGCTTTCCCCCGAGTGTCAACGAGAAGCTCATCG CTCGGTCGCGCACGGTAGGAGAGCTCCTGGCCCCCACGTCTCCCTTCGACAAGAAGTGCGGCAGGGAGAACTGGACGGTCGCGTTCGCTCCCGATGGCTCGTACCTGGCGTGGTCACAGGGACATCGCATAGTGAAGCTGGTCCCCTGGGCACAGTGCCTCAACAACTT CCTGCTGCACGGCACCAAGAATGGCACGAACGCGGCCGGCACGCGGCTGCCGCGGCACAGCAGCGAGGGCAGCCAGAAGAACAAGCCCTGCGAGCACGTCATCGACTGTGGGGACATCGTGTGGAGCCTGGCCTTCGGCTCCTCCGTGCCCGAGAAGCAGAGCCGCTGCGTTAACATCGAGTGGCACCGCTTCAAGTTCGGGCAGGACCAGCTGCTCCTCGCCACCGGCCTCAACAACGGCCGCATCAAGATCTGGGATGTGTACACGG GAAAACTCCTCCTTAACCTGATGGACCACACAGAAGTTGTCAGAGATTTAACCTTTGCCCCCGATGGCAGCCTGATTCTTGTGTCTGCGTCCAGAGACAAAACCCTGCGAGTGTGGGACCTGAAAGATGATG GAAACATGATGAAGGTGCTGAGAGGCCATCCGAACTGGGTGTATGGCTGTGCATTCTCTCCAGACTCCTCCATCCTCTGTTCTGTTGGAGCTAGTAAAGCA GTTTTCCTCTGGGATATGGATAAATACTCCATGCTACGGAAACTTGAAGGCCATCACAATGATGTTGTAGCTTGTGAGTTCTCTCCTGACGGAGCGTTACTGGCTACTGCATCTTACGATACTCGAGTCTATGTCTGGGATCCACACATTGGAGTGATCCTTAGGGAATTTGG GCACCTGTTCCCCCCGCCCACGCCGATCTTCGCGGGCGGCGCCAACGACCGCTGGGTGCGCTCGGTGTGCTTCAGCCACGACGGGCTGCACGTGGCCAGCCTGGCCGACGACAA AATGGTGAGGTTCTGGAGAATTGATGAAGAATATCCTGTACAAGTTGCACCTCTGAACAATGGACTCTGCTCTACTTTCTCTACTGATGGCAGTGTTCTGGCTGCAGG GACCCAGGATGGCAGCCTGTACTTCTGGGCGACCCCGAGCCAGGTGtccagcctgcagcacctgtGTCGCATGGCCATCCGCAGGGTGATGCCCACCAGCCAGGTCAAGAACTTGCCTATCCCGGGCAAAGTGGTGGAGTTCCTTTGTTACCAGATCTGA